A single window of Gossypium hirsutum isolate 1008001.06 chromosome A10, Gossypium_hirsutum_v2.1, whole genome shotgun sequence DNA harbors:
- the LOC121207943 gene encoding uncharacterized protein encodes MDTNFSFTQEGTNFGFNPPQHHNQSSQKNIASDQRKETPFFNIGCDGNGFKADCLKQEKGAANETKSEDHKSTFWTVCPYCYHMYEYEKKYEDCCLVCQTCRKGFHGLAVAAPPEHVLMNGEVREYYWGYGFFPLGYSGDVFLRDKKQVGEGDNGKKPVVVEISDDSDDEKKGMDVKDVGGNVKAESLSNGEGKVVTKRVKSVLKKPKKVMGRGVKVEIGKMKVVERNEVADTDCGSGGTRLGNDKNGGSDEYDDDELYEIRFYGDDDDEWFDG; translated from the coding sequence ATGGATACCAACTTCTCTTTTACTCAAGAAGGTACGAACTTTGGTTTCAATCCACCACAACACCATAACCAAAGCTCCCAAAAAAATATTGCGAGCGATCAAAGAAAGGAAACCCCTTTTTTCAACATTGGTTGCGATGGAAATGGATTCAAAGCTGATTGCTTGAAGCAAGAAAAAGGTGCAGCAAATGAGACAAAGAGTGAAGACCACAAGAGTACGTTTTGGACGGTTTGTCCATACTGTTATCACATGTACGAATACGAAAAGAAGTATGAAGATTGCTGCTTGGTTTGTCAGACTTGTAGAAAGGGGTTTCATGGACTGGCGGTGGCAGCGCCACCGGAACATGTACTGATGAACGGGGAAGTCAGAGAATATTATTGGGGCTATGGGTTTTTTCCATTAGGTTATTCTGGGGATGTTTTCTTGCGTGACAAGAAACAGGTTGGGGAGGGAGATAATGGGAAAAAGCCCGTTGTTGTGGAAATCTCTGATGATAGCGACGATGAGAAGAAGGGAATGGATGTGAAAGATGTGGGTGGTAACGTGAAAGCTGAAAGTTTGAGCAATGGTGAAGGAAAGGTTGTAACGAAGAGAGTGAAATCCGTGCTAAAGAAACCAAAGAAAGTGATGGGGAGAGGGGTAAAGGTGGAAATAGGGAAGATGAAGGTTGTGGAAAGGAATGAAGTTGCAGATACCGATTGTGGAAGTGGAGGAACAAGGCTTGGAAATGATAAGAATGGTGGTTCTGATGAATATGATGATGATGAGCTTTATGAGATAAGGTTTTAtggagatgatgatgatgaatggtttgaTGGATAA